A single genomic interval of Camelina sativa cultivar DH55 chromosome 11, Cs, whole genome shotgun sequence harbors:
- the LOC104727199 gene encoding putative clathrin assembly protein At5g65370, with the protein MGILTTLGGKLKDEASQMKLNVVHLCGSENAKTINEAILKATSHTSQNPPSDKHVTFLQSTADTCYGPDTIAAILQRLRLTTDVCVAAKCLILLHKMIKSEYVYNGEDSVRDRNNKSHRTLIYNQGGSKLKLNDLNVGSSRFTRELSPWVCWYKQYLVCYFTIAEALGVTPNIKDRSEDKRLETHRVSSYTTDCIFKQVDFLVDLFEHISDRPIAPKSKLNKIVVEMIELMVQDYFSVIRLMKIWFEELNERVAKPYELVPVLERLEMCKEGLREFSWRCKYLVEDFWCLVSKLKDMQRL; encoded by the exons ATGGGCATATTGACAACCTTGGGAGGCAAATTGAAAGACGAAGCCTCGCAAATGAAACTCAACGTGGTTCATTTGTGTGGCTCCGAGAACGCAAAAACCATCAACGAAGCTATCTTGAAAGCCACGTCTCACACTTCACAGAACCCACCCTCAGACAAACACGTCACTTTCCTCCAATCCACTGCTGACACGTGTTACGGTCCTGATACCATCGCTGCGATCCTACAGAGGCTTCGTTTGACAACGGACGTGTGTGTGGCTGCTAAATGTCTCATTCTTCTCCATAAGATGATTAAATCGGAATACGTGTACAATGGAGAAGATAGTGTTCGTGACAGAAATAACAAAAGTCATCGTACTTTGATCTATAATCAAGGAGGGAGTAAACTTAAATTGAATGACCTTAATGTAGGTTCATCTCGTTTTACTAGAGAGTTGTCTCCATGGGTTTGTTG GTACAAACAATATCTAGTTTGTTACTTTACAATTGCGGAGGCTTTAGGCGTTACCCCAAACATAAAAGATAGGTCGGAAGATAAGCGTCTAGAAACTCACCGAGTCTCGTCTTACACAACCGATTGCATTTTTAAACAAGTTGATTTTTTAGTGGATCTGTTCGAACATATAAGTGACAGGCCAATAGCTCCGAAATCGAAACTCAACAAAATCGTTGTCGAAATGATAGAACTAATGGTACAAGACTACTTCTCCGTCATAAGATTGATGAAGATATGGTTTGAAGAATTGAATGAGAGAGTTGCTAAACCGTACGAGTTGGTTCCGGTTTTGGAGAGGCTCGAAATGTGCAAAGAAGGTTTGAGGGAGTTTTCTTGGCGATGCAAGTATTTGGTTGAAGACTTTTGGTGTTTGGTATCGAAATTAAAAGATATGCAACgcctataa